GCACGTGGTCATGCTGCAGAGGAGCGGGCTGGAGGAGGCCCCGCTGAGTCCGGGACGCGACGTGGCGTGGCAGGACCTCGTTGCCTCGTCGCCTCGCCACGACTGCGTACCCGTCGATGCCAACCACCCGTGCTACATCCTATACACCTCGGGCACCACCGGGCAGCCTAAGGGCATCGTGCGGCCCTCGGGAGGCCACGCAGCCGTGCTTTCTTGGACGATGGGCGCGGTGTACGGCATGGCGCCGGGGAAGGTGTGGTGGGCCGCCTCCGACCTGGGCTGGATCGTCGGCCACTCCTACATCTGTTACGCCCCGCTGCTCAACGGTAACACCTCCATCGTGTACGAGGGCAAGCCCGTGGGCACGCCGGACGCTGGTCAGTTCTTCCGCGTCATCCGTGACCACGGCGTGAGCGGGATGTTCACGGCTCCGACGGCCCTGCGCGCCATCAAGCGCGAGGAcccggaggtggaggagggcagGAAGTACGACACGGGATCGCTGCGGTACTTGTTCGTGGCTGGGGAGCCGCTGGACCACGAGACGCGCGTGTGGTCCGAGAAGAGCTTCGGGGCGCCCGTACTGGACAACTGGTGGCAGACGGAGACGGGGTTTCCCATCACAGCTCACAGCGTGGGCATGAACATGTCACTGAACCCACCTCGAAACGCCTCTGGGAAGCCCATGGTCGGCTACAACCTGTCAGTATTGACGGAGGAGGGGCGCGAGGCGGGGCCTGGCGAGTTAGGGCGCATCGTGTGCCGCCTGCCGCTTCCTCCCTGCTGTATGAGCACCCTCTACCGGGCGGACGATCGCTTCGTAGACACATACTTCAGGGAATACCCGGGATACTATGACACCATGGACGCCGGCATGCGCGATGCCCAGGGCTATGTGGCCGTCATGTCGCGTGACGACGACGTGATTAACGTGGCAGGCCACCGTCTGAGCACACTTGCGCTGGAGGAGGCCATGTTGGAGCACCCTGACGTAGTGGACGCGGCCGTCGTCGGCGTCCCGGACAATATGAAGGGTGAGGTCCCGCTCGGCCTCTTCGTCGCCAGGGCTGGAAGTGAGCTGACGGAGGAGCAGGTGTCGAAGGAGCTCGTGGATGTGGTGCGCCGCGTGATTGGGCCCGTGGCGGCGTTTCGGCTCAGCGGCGCCGTCAAGGGGCTGCCCAGGACGCGCTCGGGCAAGACGGCGAGGAAGAGCATTGCCGACCTCGCTCGTGACAAGGCGGTCAAGATCTCCCCGACGATCGAGGACCCGAAGGTGTATGAAGACATCCACGCGACTCTCAAGCGCCTTGGCTTCGCCCTCAAAGCGCCGACGCCGAGCTGAATCGGCGGGTGGCGTGACAAGAGTATAAAGGCGGCGAGAAATACAGCTAAAGAGTGATGTAAAAACACAATGAAAGCAGTGACAATAAATGAAGTGGTATACgagaaagtgaaaatgataagATAATCTATCTCGAGCAAAAGTATTTGCAACATACCTTAAGAGGATAATATAAGCACTGCCAGCATCGTTACATAATCATTTTTCAATCTCAGAAGGTGGTTGTCAtggtagttttattttcattttagtgttaagtaaataaattaaataaccaAAAGCTCTCTTTAATTCTATACCTTTTTTCAAAACCTTCGTAACTACTAATGGATGGTCATGTATTATTTTGGATGAAAATCCATTTATCAGtattcacatttctctctctctctctctctctctctctctctctctctctctctctctctctctctctctctctctctctctctctctctccctctctctctctctccctctctccctctctccctctctccctctctccctctctccctctctccctctctccctccctgcctctctccctctctccctctctccctccctccctccctccctctttccctctctccctctctcccttcctccctccctccctccctcactccctccctccctcactccctccctccctccctccctccctcctcccctgcctgtttgctcttcctctctctccctcccttcctcttcctcctcctcctcctcctcttctctctctctctctctctctctccctctccctctccctctccctctccctctccctctccctctccctctccctctccccctccctccctccctccctccagtatttccctttccttcttttgtctctatctcctctctccgtctttctctgcccccccctcttcccttcctcctctccccctatccaccttcctttctgttgtctgtctgcctgcctgcctgtctgcctgcttgtctgccttgGCTGGATCATCGGCCACTCCTGCATATGCAGGTCATCCTGCATCTGCGAGGAGTGGCCGAGTTCCTATTTTTAATTCTGTGCATGAATTAAACCAGCACTTGACTTTGCTTGATTCTTCATTGTATATGGCATGACGTCTGTGCTCGGTATTCTTTGTTCACATGATCTGCCaggttctccctctcccttatgtctgtctggctgtctgtctctctgtctctgtctctctctctctctctctctctctctctctttctttctctcccactctctctctttccctccctctctccctccctccctccctattggCCAATAGATTTCTTAATGGAATAGTTAGAGACTAAATGTAAATTACCGTCAGTAGAAGAGGTTTATGACAGGCCAGGAAATTTAGAGAGCTGTTGATATTCTGATATGCTTCTTAGCTATAATAAttgttgccatttttttttttttttttcttgatagttTTCGTATTTCAACTCTTGTCCTTCTTTTCACTTAGGTTAGTTGGTTGATATGTGAAATATTAGCAAGCTGTTGGTGAAAGcagttcctttttcttctttgtgatGGTTTTATCAACTGTATGTAGTTTTGCTTACATTTTACAtgtaattcatgttttttttctatttacctttAAGTTGAAATCATATTAGGCtgttattttttacatattacCTTGATATTATCTATTATGTAGGGGTTACATTTGAACAATAATTTTATgtacatttaagtatatgtaatgtgtgactttttcttcataaatatgggctaaagagaaatacataaaacatttcattaaaaaataataataataatatatagaaaatatttgaaaatattttttaaaacacaACCATAGCtttccggtaaaaaaaaaaaatgcctttatGTCAGTACCACTGTcttctttattaattatcattcctCACCTGTcttgataaacagatatacagacagagatacaaagataaaCCTAAAGATATTTTGACCTATTTTCAGCCTTTTGAAATgcgtattttatattttcatattttgctgATTTGCTATTGAAATTTTCCTGGTGTTAATCTGAGAGGACAATGGTATGAATTCAGTGATTAAGCCTTATAAATTCTGTGGTTAAGATGATCATGGAAGTTCTATTGTTTTAGCTCAATAttccataaacaataacaaacacacatctatcccCTGGATATGCTTGGcaatactgtatatttattacattttcaCAGATAGTCTTCATGCTTTACATCATTAAATACACTTAATAAAAATACTTGTTACTCATTAAGAATGCAAAAATATCACCATTTACATACTTacactaaatatctatatatatttatatttatattcatatttatatttatatataatgtatatatatgatatatatatatatattatatatattatatatatattacatatacatatatatgttatatatacatatatatatattatatatacatatatatatcatatatacatatatatatatcatatgtacatatatatatcatatatacatatatatagattatatatatatacatatatatatatattatatatatacatatatatattatatatacacacatatatatatatatatatatatatatatatatatacatatatatattatatatacatatatatattatacatacatattatatatatacatatatatctatattatatatacatatatatctattatatatacatatatatatattatatatacatgtatatatatatatatatatatatatacatatattatatacacatatatatacacatatatatatatatatatatatatatatatatataatgttaattatatatctataatattatatatatatatatattatatatatgtatatatatatatctatatctatatatgtatatatatctatatctatatatgtatatatatctatatctatatctatatatatgtatatatatatgtatatactgccgcgttagtccaatggttagcgcacttgtggtcccgagttcaattccccgtcgcggcggtcgtaaaaatgcctgcgctctgactgctgcctcgagcccgagaaaacgacatatcgccctgtgaagtcaaacgcaggtgtcgtaggggaagtcgccgccgtggcacaggtgttaagcgcgccgaaccgcggttgaataggaagggcatccaatcaaacaagggtgacaatagtgaattgagagaggcctatgtcctgcagtggaatgaatgactatgaaaaaaaaaaaaatatgataataataataaaatatatgtatatatataatatatataacatatatatataataataaatatatataatatatatataatatatatataatatatatatgatatatatacatatatatataatatatatacatatgtatacatatatacacatatatatatatacatacatatatacacatatatatatacatatatatacacacacatatatatatatatatatatatatatatatacatatatatacatatatatatgtatatatatacatatatatatacacatatatatacacatatatacatatatatacatatatacatatatatacatatacagatttatatatatatacatatatatatacacacatatatatacatatacacatatatacatatacatatatatacatatacatatacatatatatacatatacatatacatatatatatatatacatatatacatacatatacatatacatatatatacatatatatacatatacatatatttacatgtacatatatatacatacatatatatatacatacatatatatacatacatatatatacatatatataatttatatatacatatatatacatttatatatatacatatatatatacatatacatatatacatatatatatacatatacatatatacatgcatatacatatatacatacatatacatatatacatacatatacatatatacatacatatacatatatacatatatatacatatatatagatacacatatatacatatatatacatatatatacacataatatatatatatacatatatatacatacatatatatacatacatatatatatacatatatatatacatacatatatatacataatatatatatacatatatatacatacatatatatacatacatatatatatacatatatatatacatacatatatatacatatatacatacatatatatacatatatatacatacatatatatacacatacatatatatacatatatacatatatatacatatatacatatatacatatatacatatatatatacatatatacatatatatacatatatatacatatacatatatatacatatatatacatatatatacatatatatatacatatacatatatatacatatatatacatatacatatatatacatatatatatacatatatatatacatatacatatatatatatacatatatatatacatatacatatatatatacatatacatatatatacatatatatatacatatacatatatacatatacatatatatacacatatacatatacatatatatatacatatacatacacacacacacacgtgtgtgtgtgtgtgtgtgtgtgtgtgtgtgtgtgtgtgtgtgtgtgtgtgtgtgtgtgtgtgtgtgtgtgtgtataaatatatataatttaacttTTCTCTCTGGATATCTTTGATGAACAAGTATCTTGATACAAATtacatattatactatatttCATATGCTTTCCAGTTGCCTTTGCCATTCCTATAATATCCTCACTTCATTGCAGTACATCtagtggaaaaaataaataacgacaattattattttctttatttaatatttcttttcctaATATACATCCCCAAGTCActgaaataatgattatcacaaagTACTAAAACCctttcatatacaaaatatacatttgtttttatcacactttacataaatataattgtttTGTCTGCTGTATTACATGAAAGACAAGATTTGTGCATGTATCACACTGAAGTCACAAGTATAATCCAACTCTCGTCCATTATATACCTGtaacatatctgtgtatgcaGTATATGATCAACCTCATTGCAACGTGGACTACAAAATATCAACTTAATTTACAAGAAGCACCATAAGTTATGTACAAATACAATTCAGCATTTTTAAAGGAAATATTATAGGTAACGAATTCAAAATATCTTACATGTACTGTTTTCTTCTTTACTAATTTTTAGTTTCCTTTTGTTTACATTAAATTCTGCTGACTTGGAAGAGTCCAGGTTTTAGTAGCTATCTAACCTGCTATCAAAAAAGGTTATTAAAGTCAATACTGAAAACCTTATCCTTTTAAATAATATACAACTTCAATACACAATACCTAACATCTGAGCAATTATGACTTCCCTACAAATAAACAGTTATTCTCATTCTATATTCagtttatattgaaaataataatttgtacctatcctttttttttctctatatcaaAAATACTCATTTACTTCCATAACTCAATTATAGCATGAGATGGATAGGGCAACCAGTTCAGTATCCTGACAAGCAAGAGAGGAAAAATTCTGCTTTAGCAAAGAaagctaagagaaagagagaccttcCCTTTAGCAAAGAAAaccatctctctcaatctaaaTTTAACATTTCTCTCCTTGTTTCACAATCTGAATCTCTCACTAGTGGCTGACAGAGCAGATATCTGGCATATCCTTTACGATGAAATCAAGGAGCATCTGGCCGTAAGCTTTTCCCTGAGGATCGGAACGTAGTGATgccactcctcctccaccaagtGACTGCTCGAGGACAAAATTGAGGCCACAGACGCCGTCCACCTCATACCTGGAATGAGAAAATGGATGAGGACACATTAGTATCCAAAGCTGCTACCTGCACTTGAttacttacttttttatttattttactctacttcatttattttcattgttttactttaattatcaCATCTATTTTTTGTGGCTGTGCTGATGGTGttgagtgttgtgtgtgagggggtgtggggtgaAGTTACTACTTGCAAGTGAACCAACAACTTcagcataataatatatatgcaaaagctTAATTTacaattaaaatatgaaaaattaaaacaaatgagTTAACTTCACAACCCCGAATTTCTCTCAATCCTAAAATCTTATAAGACTTGTTCCTGCTAGGCTTAACATCATCAAAAGATCTTCTCCAAACATAAATTCATTAAGTTATATTAATCTGAGTATACTGAAAGAGCATCACTTAAGAGCTTACATAACAAGGTACCACTTTATCTTCAAAAGAGTTTGTGCACTGCACTAATGCTGTCAGAGGTAAATTTTTTATATGACTACCTTTTTACACAGTCCAAGGGGTTGACATTGTCTGGGAAAACATGTCTAAAGTATTCTGCGACAGCTTCCGATGTAAGAACCTCCTTCAGGTATGGATACAGTGAAGGATGCCTTGCAATGACACCAATATTGCAAGAGTCTGCCTTGTCACCACTGCGAGTCAGAGCCAGGGACTCCAGCCGATAGCTGCCATTGAAGTTGAGATTAAACAGGGCATTATGCatgttattcatatattacaAATGCACTAATTCACTTAttcatattctcttttttccctttctttctttcttttattatcatacaGAAACATACCATTTTGATCCCTTAGTCAAATCTGAGATTTCAGATACTGGCTGATCTGGAAAGTCATAGGTAGAAGCTGGAACTGTATCTGCAGTCTCGCTGAacatttcctctttcccatcaGCATGGATACTCACCTTAAACAAAAGTACTTGAGAATTTAGAATAATTCATCTCTATTTATTCATAACCAATTAAATATGATCTTATATTTTGCCTAAATTGAAATACTTTTTGCTTggataattattatctatttttgtagGAGTGAACTTTATACAGAATTTCAGAATTTCCACAAATTACCTTGCACTGATCTTTTGGTATGAGGAAGGAATGCAGCCGCAGGAGAGGAGACGCCCTAGGCCGACCTCCAACAATGTTTGTGAGTCCAGGGGCCATGCCAGTTCCAGCTGCTGCTATTTCACGGGCAAACAGCTCGACAGCCTTCTTTTGTTCATGATGGACTGAGATCCAGATGACACCCTCACGAGGACCTTCTCCAACGCTGCAAAAGAGCAAAACACCAATGAGAAGGAAGGGTTCTCAACTAAGTATGTGTAGCATGACACACAACAATTACAGAGAAGGATGTGTTCACCCAAGGatgtgatcataataacaataataaaactaatatttattattattattactattattattattaacataattatatttaattattaataattattaatgataactaataataattaataataatgaataataaaaatcaaaatcataataacaatcaccataaaagaaaaactacaacaataacaatgataacaataataacagcaacaatgataatatgacaatAGTATTGAAAATTATGACAATGGCATGCAATATTCCAAGAAGAATCCAAGAAGGCTACACAAAATTCCCATACTCACCTTGCATGGGGCCCATAAGTATCCTCTGCGCCCAATACCTGAATGTGGACTCTGGTGAAGTCAGGGAGCTTGAGCATTTGGAATATGTTGCGGCACCTCTGCACAATCGCCTCAGCGGTTTTCCTGCCCTTGTCCCGGCTTCTAGGTCCTCCAATACAGCTGACGGCAGTGGCCTTGTAGCCATCAAGATATGTTGCACTAACCTGTAGGCACAGTGGCTAATGACTGACAGAGTACAACATGTGGGAGTATATTGTAAAAAATGCTGAGGTTGTGTCAGCGTGATGAAAGGTCATACTAAAAAATttaaaaggtaaaagaagaacATATAAAGTACTttctaatattatataatttatttagtaGAGAAAAATTCATGTAGTTTACTCAAGATTTAAAGTATATCACACTCTATTATGTAATATAATGCTCACACACATCACCCCTTCATCTACATCCTTACCATTAGCACATATCCTCAATATCCCTATAAAAGGCCACCCACCTTATATGAGTTAGTGGGCTTCTTCCCCTTAGCCCCTTTCACAATGACCCCACAGTTGGTCTCCTCTAGCTGGACCCCAGTAAAGTCACAGACAACATCTGGGAGAATATAGGCCCGTGGGTCCCCAATCTCATAGAGCATCTGCTCAGCAACAGTCATCTGATTAACAATACCTCCTGTGTGGGGGGGCTTTGTGATCATTAAGTCTCCATTGCCTGACACTTCTGCTATGGGGAAACctagaatgagggaagaaaaagaacatgatgttaaaaaaggaaacaggaataaaagggaggagaaaacaaTACAGGCCTATACATGTACTGTACCCACATAATAGTcacatcattattgtcaaaatcAAACAATGCATCCCCATTCTATTTCCTTGCATAAATCTGCAAGAATAACTTCCTCTGAACTATAAGATCAACCAAAGCCTCATACCTATATTATGCCAGTCAGAAACAGCCTCCCAGTCAGTATAAGTGCCACCAGTTGCCTGTGCACCACATTCAATCAAGTGACCCGCCAGGCTGCCACTTGCAAGCTGGTCATAATCGTTTGACTGCCACCCAAACTGCAGGTGATAAAAGAGCTATTCATttctggaaggaagaggaagagaaagagagagggagaggagatggggcaAGAGGATCTACATCTCTATATGCACATAATCTAACTTTAGTTTTTGCTTTACCCAGGGAAAAAAGTAGCAGGAAAAAAATTCAGACCAGTTCTGGAATCTCTTACACTGTGCATGAGAGGTGCAAGAGCCAAAGAGCTGTCAGCGCACCTTCCTGTGACAACAATATCTGCACCTCCATCTAAGGCTTTAGCTATTGGACCAGCtctgtaaaaggaaaaggaaaagaaatgtaaCTTCCATCAAATTCAATTATAGATGAATATTGAAACTGAAGAAACTAATACATAATTAGCTAATACATTTTCATTTGGACATTCTAATTtcaaatcaaaaaagaaaaaaaaagaaaaaaagaatacagcAACTGCAAATCTACAGACTCTTACCCTAAATATGCATTCATGCTGTGCACAGTTTTTGGTAGAGGAAGACCGCTTTTCATGTCGGGCATTCCAGCAGCTATCAATTGTTTCTTTACTGGCATTAGATCATCACCCGTAACAACAGCAACCTGCTCAATCATATTCCATTGTAAATCACCTGTATGATTGGGTAGTCAATCTTAAAGGACATTATTACTGTTCCACTATCTTAAGCGTCATGATTCTATTTGTATGTTCCTTGTCCAATGTCATTCCAAATGCTATCCCAATCACATCTTTTCTGTTCCTGTTTTGCaacttatttttttgtctgtgcctATAATTGATATTGTTTAGTCTTACAGTTGAAGGTTTTATCACCTCTAATGAAATGCTTAATTTACtagcatatatatcaacattttctGCTCAGaaagataatggtaaatatatggATGACATCTATAGTATTCAACATGGAACATTTTTCTTTTAAACATGTTGACGGTTTTCAAATCCTAATGTCCTACAGTCTTCTCTATACCTAATTCAAGTTTGACACTGTATCAAGACCTAGAAAGGTCTACAAACTTTTATATTCTAGCAAGATAGTGTTGACTGGTTCCTCGTTAAATAAATTGTAAGGAAGATCTACAATCTACACATAGCACGGGCTTGCTGGCTTTAGCAGAAGTGCTGATGGGCACGAAGCCAGTGGTGAATACATAGGTGTCTTTAACATTCCCATTCTTTAAACATATAATGATATGCTACTGTGTGTACATTCTGCCAGCTTCCTGGTCATTTTTTAGTGTCACACAGCCAATCTTCTAATGATTATTCCTTCTTTTAATTATCCACACTGCTATATGTGTGATTCTCTTGTTACtgcaaatcatataaataaaatcttGGTACAAAGCAAGAGCTCCAGACATTCCTGGGAAATCCACAAACTTCGCTGTGTGAACCAAAAACCTTTCTAACCCGGGGGCTATGCCTCCAGACCCCCATCCAATCACCAGGGAAAGGATTATTTTACGCATTAATGAGTGTAGTTTTGCTCCttgattatcagtgtcattacatttttctttaacCCAATGTGCATGAGCCATGCGGACTGCCAAACGAGTATATCTGTATGGGCCGCATCTGTAGGGATGCCATCCTCAGCATCAGCACTGCGCCACCATGGCATCATAGTAGATGCCACTCACAAACAAGGGGTTAAATGTATACTAAAGTATTATGTGTTGCACAGTTTTCTTCTTATCAACTTGTAAAGGTAATACCATAGACAAAAagtgtcttatttttattctgcCCATTACAAGCAATTTTATCTTGTACTACATAGCTGTTGGAAACAAACTGTACTACCTCCCCTATCTGTTATTTTCAAATTTAACGAAATGTTTTGTTTGTTCACTGGatacaaaaaagtataaataGCATTTCATGAGTGATGCTGACAAAAAACTTACCTTCAGATCAACACCAGCCTTCCTAGCAGCCTGCCTCAGTGCCTCAGCACAGCCCTCTGGGTTGATTCCACCAGCATTGCTCAGGACTCTGATACCTGGATATTTCAATGTGCTTAAATCTTATGGTAACTACAACAGTATGCATTGATCAtgtacagagaaacagacatctTACAAACTGTATAAGGTTACCAATAATACAGCAAATACAAATTATAACTGGTTCGATACAAACAGGCCACATTCATACTTTCAAAGAAATCATTATATTAATCTGTGGTATATTAATTTACCTATCAGATATTGCAGACATTGTATACAACTAAATAAAGACTGCGACACCCACCTTTCCGTTTGATGTCATTCAGGTATGGTCCAATGGCATAGAGCACAAAGTCGGGTGCAAACCCCAGCTCTGGCTTCTTGGCTCTTGCAGCCGTAAGGAGGGACATGGTGATTTCCGAGAGATAGTCGAACATGAGGAAGTCCAAGTTGCCATTGTGAATCAGTTGAGGAGCTGCAGAGATAGAAGAAATAGTTAATAGACAGTTCATTCATAcagtaggtgtgagtgtgtgtgagtaggtgagtgtgagtgtgtgtgagtctgagtctgagtctgagtctgagtctgagtctgagtctgagtctagtctgagtctgagtctgagtctgagtctgagtctgagtctgagtctgagtctgagtctgagtgtgtgtgagtgtgagtgtgagtgtgagtgtgagtgtgagtgtgagtgtgtgtgtgtgtgtgtgtgtgtgtgtgtgtgtgtgtgtgtgtgagtgtgagtgtgagtgtgagtgtgtgtgtgtgtgtgtgtgtgtgtgtgtgtgtgtgtgtgtgtgtgtgtgtgtgtgtgtgtgtgtgcatgtgcatgctgctaaaatgtgtatgtatgtgctgttTAGTTGTGATAAATTACGACATATATACAAGCAATGCATTCACAAACGATATGTTTCTCTGGCATCACTCAACCTGCCTTGGGTGATGCACGGGTCAGTTAAAGGTTGGTCAATCAAGAAATACCATGTGACCCTGTACCTCCTTTATCCTGAGTCCCAGTACATGGTGCAGTGATCACATGGAACTTACTAAGCTGAAATGCCTCTATATTGCAGGTTTACTCCTCATTCAATACCAAGAGCGCTAATGCCTGCTGTCCCTCACAGCCTCATGTCAATGCTCCAGGAGGCAAGGCAGACAATCACAGCCTAGCAGAACGCTATCACGACACTGCAGTTAGACATGGCTAACCTTAGTGCATGCAGACCAGGAAGACCCATGTCCTGGGTGCTTCCCTCAGACGCCCCAGAAAAATGCAACCTGAAGATGTCACCTGCACCCTTCAAATCATGGAGGTAATCCATGGAATGTTGGCTCCTCTTGTGCAAGTGGCTCCCACAGGAAGTGGCTCATCACATCAGACTCCTCTATGTCCCTCCGTTGCAAGGAGCCGTGGATGCCAAATTTACATTTGACAACTGGAGTGCAGTGTCGTAAAAAGAGGCACTGGACACCATAGGAAGATTAGTGCTTTGTGTCTCCAACCAGGCAGTGCAGTAGTTGGAGTTTATTAGCACATTCCAGGGACAGGAAGAGATTGTCAGTGATTTTTTCACGAGGGGTGTGCAAAGAGCACACACTTCATGAGGGTTTCAGTACTCCCAATGCAGTGCTAATATTACAGAATATTTGCTGCTGAAAAAGCTTACAGTTGGTCTTAGTGATGCAGTGTTGAAACAACAAGTGTACCAAACACTTATTTAATTGGGTAGCGGATG
The genomic region above belongs to Penaeus chinensis breed Huanghai No. 1 chromosome 20, ASM1920278v2, whole genome shotgun sequence and contains:
- the LOC125035855 gene encoding acyl-CoA synthetase short-chain family member 3, mitochondrial-like; this encodes MLACKTGVRSIFTCVSKQKWLYRARARTCRQNVRGVGSCQARNSHTAVSDKVAVGSYDDLYRRSIDEPEEFWDEVGRGVEWHEPYTRVLDNSQEPFTKWFVGGKLNTCHNAVDRHVSAGRGDQVALIHESPITKSVTKKTFSQLEEEVSRVAGGLARMGVGVGDRVMVYMPMVPEAVVAMLAIVRLGAIHSVVFGGFAARELATRISHLEPRVVVTASCGVEPSRLVRYKPILDEAITLSTHKPRHVVMLQRSGLEEAPLSPGRDVAWQDLVASSPRHDCVPVDANHPCYILYTSGTTGQPKGIVRPSGGHAAVLSWTMGAVYGMAPGKVWWAASDLGWIVGHSYICYAPLLNGNTSIVYEGKPVGTPDAGQFFRVIRDHGVSGMFTAPTALRAIKREDPEVEEGRKYDTGSLRYLFVAGEPLDHETRVWSEKSFGAPVLDNWWQTETGFPITAHSVGMNMSLNPPRNASGKPMVGYNLSVLTEEGREAGPGELGRIVCRLPLPPCCMSTLYRADDRFVDTYFREYPGYYDTMDAGMRDAQGYVAVMSRDDDVINVAGHRLSTLALEEAMLEHPDVVDAAVVGVPDNMKGEVPLGLFVARAGSELTEEQVSKELVDVVRRVIGPVAAFRLSGAVKGLPRTRSGKTARKSIADLARDKAVKISPTIEDPKVYEDIHATLKRLGFALKAPTPS
- the LOC125035832 gene encoding uncharacterized protein LOC125035832, producing the protein MSALSIRLLRATQRKWRFLPISTNYRRYSVDQSKGKPVRIGCASGFWGDTPTAAPQLIHNGNLDFLMFDYLSEITMSLLTAARAKKPELGFAPDFVLYAIGPYLNDIKRKGIRVLSNAGGINPEGCAEALRQAARKAGVDLKVAVVTGDDLMPVKKQLIAAGMPDMKSGLPLPKTVHSMNAYLGAGPIAKALDGGADIVVTGRCADSSLALAPLMHSFGWQSNDYDQLASGSLAGHLIECGAQATGGTYTDWEAVSDWHNIGFPIAEVSGNGDLMITKPPHTGGIVNQMTVAEQMLYEIGDPRAYILPDVVCDFTGVQLEETNCGVIVKGAKGKKPTNSYKVSATYLDGYKATAVSCIGGPRSRDKGRKTAEAIVQRCRNIFQMLKLPDFTRVHIQVLGAEDTYGPHASVGEGPREGVIWISVHHEQKKAVELFAREIAAAGTGMAPGLTNIVGGRPRASPLLRLHSFLIPKDQCKVSIHADGKEEMFSETADTVPASTYDFPDQPVSEISDLTKGSKCYRLESLALTRSGDKADSCNIGVIARHPSLYPYLKEVLTSEAVAEYFRHVFPDNVNPLDCVKRYEVDGVCGLNFVLEQSLGGGGVASLRSDPQGKAYGQMLLDFIVKDMPDICSVSH